A single window of Salvia splendens isolate huo1 chromosome 6, SspV2, whole genome shotgun sequence DNA harbors:
- the LOC121807839 gene encoding transcriptional regulator SUPERMAN-like — protein MNTMEKASLRSSNMKQMHHFKFKTPSFDLGSNRSSPNFVDGDMVAWPPRSYVCTFCKREFRCAQALGGHMNVHRRDRARLRQSPPRGNYAPLNLNLEPNPSFHSNPNSSPSSSPPASMKFPHFTPKLAPPTPITTDFMKVRAAKGLLDLEIGLICSSNDKEELDLELRLGYT, from the coding sequence ATGAACACAATGGAGAAGGCCAGTTTGCGCAGCAGCAACATGAAGCAAATGCATCATTTCAAGTTCAAGACTCCATCTTTCGACTTGGGCAGCAATCGCAGCAGCCCAAATTTCGTAGACGGAGATATGGTGGCATGGCCGCCGAGAAGCTATGTGTGCACCTTCTGCAAGAGGGAATTCCGATGCGCTCAAGCTCTCGGTGGCCACATGAATGTTCACCGGAGGGACCGGGCGAGGCTGCGCCAGTCGCCGCCGAGAGGTAATTACGCTCCCTTAAACCTAAATCTTGAACCAAACCCTAGTTTCCACTCAAACCCTAATTCTAGCCCATCTTCTTCTCCACCGGCGTCCATGAAATTTCCTCATTTTACTCCCAAATTGGCCCCACCTACACCCATTACGACTGATTTTATGAAGGTGAGAGCGGCAAAAGGGCTTCTCGACTTGGAGATTGGCTTGATTTGTTCGTCTAATGATAAGGAGGAACTTGATTTGGAACTTCGTCTTGGATATACTTAG